TTGTATTCATTAATATTATTAAAAATAGCCAACTACTTGTAGTCCCACAACTGTATCATTTTTATCTGTTTTAATTAAAGGAAACAAAATCAAACCGCGTTTTTGGCTCAATTCCAAGCGAGATGTGAAGTATCCCAAAGCTGCACCCGCCAAAACCTCAGTCACACGATGTCGATTAAGATTAACACGGGAAAGTGCGATCGCAGATGCTCCGCCATACCACAGTAAAGCAGATTCAGGGTGATAATGACTTTGCATAGTTGCAACCGCAAAAGCTGCTGTGGCGTGACAACTAGGAAAACTATCTCTTTCCTCAGAGTCGGGGCGCTTTACCTGCGCTACTTCTTTTAATCCAACGCATAGTAAAACACTTGTCCCTAAAGAATCAAGTGTACGTATAGAGTGTTGTCCTCCATTTTTACCATCAATTAATAAAGGTAAAACCACACCAGTTCCTAAATAAAGAACAGTTCCCGTTCCAGATACAAAACGAGAAACTTCTCGATCAACAGTTTCGGCTTTAACTGTTGTACTTAAAGTAGTGCAGTAAATAGCAGTAAATAAAGGAAGTAACTTTTTTAACAAAGGCATAAATAAATACGGCTATCCCGTACTTGTGATAATAAATCTGATTGTAGGGGCGGGTTCACCTACATCGAAATCTCCTACTTTAATTTCAATTAAACCCGCCCAAAAGCGAAAAAGTGAGCCTCTAAATTTTTTCATGCGATCGCCATTTGTAATATTCTTACGTGCGATCGCTACTAACCATATCAAGAAATTAGCTCAGATTCACTCGCTAAAATTGCTTCCTCACCCGCAGATTCTCCTTTGCTTGGAGGTTCCACTGGTTGATTAAAGGCAATCCGCAGCAACGGCGGTGCCAGAAACGTAGTCAGAATCACCATGATAATAATTGATACCTCCAAGGGCTTATCAATCACCCCACTGGCAGAACCAATTCCGGCAAACACTAACCCCACTTCACCTCTGGGAATCATACCAACCCCAACCGCTAATCTATTAATTCCAGGTTGACCAAATACCGCCCAACCTGTAACCACCTTGCCAGCAATAGCAACCACCATTAAAAATGTAGCAATCAAGAGTCCTGCCCGATTCTCTGGCACAGTTGGATTCAGCACACCCAGATCCGCCCGTGCGCCCACAGTCACAAAGAAGATTGGCACAAACAAATCCGCGATCGGCTTCACCAATTCATCTAACTCTTCGCGGGCATCGGTTTCATCCAGAACCAAACCAGCCGCAAAAGCACCTAAAATCGCTTCGAGATGAATCGCACTGCCCAGAAATGCCATGAAAAAGGCAAAGATAAATGCCGGAATGATCACATTGCCACGAGTTTCGATTTTCTCCACAATTGCAACAAAGCTTTTGTTAAAAATGCCACCCAACAGAATCGCGCCCATCAGAAAAGTTGTTGCACTTACAATGAGATAGATGACGTTGAGGACATCAATCTCACCAGTTTTGGCTAAACTTGCGACAACCGCCAGGACAATAATTCCCAGTACATCATCAATAACAGCCGCGCCAACAATAATTTGACCTTCTTTAGATTTAAGCTGCCCTAATTCGGACAACACTTTCGACGTAATCCCGATACTGGTTGCCGTCAAAGCCGCTCCCGCAAAAATTGCTGGAATTGCCGG
This portion of the Oculatellaceae cyanobacterium genome encodes:
- a CDS encoding phosphatase PAP2 family protein → MPLLKKLLPLFTAIYCTTLSTTVKAETVDREVSRFVSGTGTVLYLGTGVVLPLLIDGKNGGQHSIRTLDSLGTSVLLCVGLKEVAQVKRPDSEERDSFPSCHATAAFAVATMQSHYHPESALLWYGGASAIALSRVNLNRHRVTEVLAGAALGYFTSRLELSQKRGLILFPLIKTDKNDTVVGLQVVGYF
- a CDS encoding cation:proton antiporter, which gives rise to MFLKHTITDMSSAIASLPAPMPLLATVDAENSPIVLTGVLLSLVVIYLASKLGAEIAKRLDFPPVLGELVAGVIVGVSALHLVIFPESGLSASDSGVMMVMQWINHLSPAAVTSIFESQSEVISVLAELGVIILLFEIGLESDLRQLKEVGYQATVVACVGVAVPFAAGTVGLMMLFNVPAIPAIFAGAALTATSIGITSKVLSELGQLKSKEGQIIVGAAVIDDVLGIIVLAVVASLAKTGEIDVLNVIYLIVSATTFLMGAILLGGIFNKSFVAIVEKIETRGNVIIPAFIFAFFMAFLGSAIHLEAILGAFAAGLVLDETDAREELDELVKPIADLFVPIFFVTVGARADLGVLNPTVPENRAGLLIATFLMVVAIAGKVVTGWAVFGQPGINRLAVGVGMIPRGEVGLVFAGIGSASGVIDKPLEVSIIIMVILTTFLAPPLLRIAFNQPVEPPSKGESAGEEAILASESELIS